One genomic window of Coffea eugenioides isolate CCC68of chromosome 1, Ceug_1.0, whole genome shotgun sequence includes the following:
- the LOC113764105 gene encoding SMR domain-containing protein At5g58720 isoform X1 encodes MRKKKRSRAYKKGGGGVCNAAPPPQSNQAEEEEKHKVVESLVEAFGTISVEEAEAAYNEAKGDVNKAAEILGDLYVKESPTEDQSTSCSSSSGNFASTSSGSGSSGSSSASEVFAEANVVCPNGVRNQKGRQKKVVAAAGIVSTVLGKDYVGSVTKKSSSKSKGSWNKEDVEQFLLSMLGEDCELGMPVVSDVLCGCGYDVEKALNILLELSSSLGEQTHIGNANANIREDACSNLEGNSSVTDRTFDSTSYSSESDFPESAVCTEHIGRSHFQVLAGIDNHSSKSPAHMEPDLSQQVLESLFNMPTPKSAEREPNTMNWRNIVKKMTSLGQGPHPGDGASVRNSLAKGDDYQVFRQSAKQHWESMKFCYQKAASAFSNGERDYAAVLSEKGRTHSKMAREAEEKASQDIFQARNKGIENMITIDLHGQHVKEAMRLLKLHLLFGAYVRSVRSLRVITGCGRHGVGKSQLKQSVINLLKREGIEWSEENSGTLLISRLDQRTQFSFLDSDNEGE; translated from the exons atgaggaagaagaagagatcGCGTGCTTACAAGAAAGGTGGCGGTGGGGTTTGCAACGCTGCTCCTCCGCCTCAGAGCAACCAagctgaagaagaagaaaagcacAAGGTTGTAGAAAGTCTGGTGGAGGCTTTTGGTACAATTTCTGTCGAAGAAGCTGAAGCGGCTTATAACGAAGCCAAGGGGGATGTCAACAAGGCGGCGGAGATTTTAGGGGATTTGTATGTGAAGGAGAGTCCGACCGAGGATCAAAGCACTTCTTGCTCTAGCTCCAGTGGAAATTTTGCATCTACCTCGTCGGGCTCGGGTTCATCCGGCTCGTCGTCTGCTTCCGAGGTGTTTGCTGAGGCTAATGTTGTCTGTCCAAACGGGGTTAGGAATCAGAAAGGTAGGCAGAAAAAGGTTGTGGCAGCTGCTGGGATCGTTTCAACGGTGCTGGGAAAGGATTATGTGGGGTCGGTTACAAAGAAAAGTTCCTCAAAATCGAAGGGAAGTTGGAATAAGGAGGACGTGGAGCAGTTTTTGCTCTCGATGCTTGGGGAGGACTGTGAATTGGGCATGCCTGTAGTCAGCGATGTGCTCT GTGGGTGTGGGTATGATGTCGAGAAG GCTCTAAATATTTTGCTTGAATTATCTTCCTCTTTGGGTGAGCAAACCCACATTGGCAACGCTAATGCTAACATCAGAGAAGATGCTTGTTCTAATCTTGAAGGAAACAGCAGT GTTACGGATAGGACGTTTGACTCAACTTCTTATTCATCTGAAAGCGACTTTCCAGAAAGTGCGGTGTGTACAGAACATATTGGCAG GAGTCATTTCCAAGTTCTTGCTGGTATTGACAATCATTCTTCAAAAAGTCCTGCGCATATGGAGCCAGACCTCTCTCAACAGGTTTTGGAATCCCTGTTTAATATGCCGACTCCCAAGAGTGCTGAACGTGAGCCTAACACTATGAACTGGAGGAACATTGTTAAAAAAATGACATCTTTGGGACAGGGTCCTCATCCAGGAGATGGTGCATCAGTGCGGAATTCCCTTG CTAAAGGAGATGACTATCAGGTCTTCAGACAATCTGCAAAGCAGCACTGGGAGTCGATGAAGTTTTGCTATCAAAAG GCTGCAAGTGCTTTTTCTAATGGAGAACGAGATTATGCAGCTGTTCTGTCTGAGAAG GGGAGGACACACAGTAAGATGGCTCgggaggcagaagaaaaggctAGCCAGGATATCTTCCAAGCAAG AAACAAGGGCATAGAGAATATGATAACGATTGATTTGCATGGGCAACATGTCAAAGAAGCCATGAGGCTTTTAAAACTTCATCTTCTTTTTGGGGCATATGTGCGCT CTGTGCGGTCACTCAGGGTTATCACTGGATGTGGGAGGCACGGGGTAGGGAAATCACAGCTGAAACAGTCG GTCATTAATCTTTTGAAGAGGGAAGGTATTGAATGGAGTGAAGAAAATAGTGGAACACTGCTCATCAGCAGGCTTGATCAGCGGACACAGTTTAGCTTTCTAGATTCTGACAATGAGGGCGAGTAA
- the LOC113764105 gene encoding SMR domain-containing protein At5g58720 isoform X3 → MRKKKRSRAYKKGGGGVCNAAPPPQSNQAEEEEKHKVVESLVEAFGTISVEEAEAAYNEAKGDVNKAAEILGDLYVKESPTEDQSTSCSSSSGNFASTSSGSGSSGSSSASEVFAEANVVCPNGVRNQKGRQKKVVAAAGIVSTVLGKDYVGSVTKKSSSKSKGSWNKEDVEQFLLSMLGEDCELGMPVVSDVLCGCGYDVEKALNILLELSSSLGEQTHIGNANANIREDACSNLEGNSSVTDRTFDSTSYSSESDFPESAVCTEHIGRSHFQVLAGIDNHSSKSPAHMEPDLSQQVLESLFNMPTPKSAEREPNTMNWRNIVKKMTSLGQGPHPGDGASVRNSLAKGDDYQVFRQSAKQHWESMKFCYQKAASAFSNGERDYAAVLSEKGRTHSKMAREAEEKASQDIFQARNKGIENMITIDLHGQHVKEAMRLLKLHLLFGAYVRCH, encoded by the exons atgaggaagaagaagagatcGCGTGCTTACAAGAAAGGTGGCGGTGGGGTTTGCAACGCTGCTCCTCCGCCTCAGAGCAACCAagctgaagaagaagaaaagcacAAGGTTGTAGAAAGTCTGGTGGAGGCTTTTGGTACAATTTCTGTCGAAGAAGCTGAAGCGGCTTATAACGAAGCCAAGGGGGATGTCAACAAGGCGGCGGAGATTTTAGGGGATTTGTATGTGAAGGAGAGTCCGACCGAGGATCAAAGCACTTCTTGCTCTAGCTCCAGTGGAAATTTTGCATCTACCTCGTCGGGCTCGGGTTCATCCGGCTCGTCGTCTGCTTCCGAGGTGTTTGCTGAGGCTAATGTTGTCTGTCCAAACGGGGTTAGGAATCAGAAAGGTAGGCAGAAAAAGGTTGTGGCAGCTGCTGGGATCGTTTCAACGGTGCTGGGAAAGGATTATGTGGGGTCGGTTACAAAGAAAAGTTCCTCAAAATCGAAGGGAAGTTGGAATAAGGAGGACGTGGAGCAGTTTTTGCTCTCGATGCTTGGGGAGGACTGTGAATTGGGCATGCCTGTAGTCAGCGATGTGCTCT GTGGGTGTGGGTATGATGTCGAGAAG GCTCTAAATATTTTGCTTGAATTATCTTCCTCTTTGGGTGAGCAAACCCACATTGGCAACGCTAATGCTAACATCAGAGAAGATGCTTGTTCTAATCTTGAAGGAAACAGCAGT GTTACGGATAGGACGTTTGACTCAACTTCTTATTCATCTGAAAGCGACTTTCCAGAAAGTGCGGTGTGTACAGAACATATTGGCAG GAGTCATTTCCAAGTTCTTGCTGGTATTGACAATCATTCTTCAAAAAGTCCTGCGCATATGGAGCCAGACCTCTCTCAACAGGTTTTGGAATCCCTGTTTAATATGCCGACTCCCAAGAGTGCTGAACGTGAGCCTAACACTATGAACTGGAGGAACATTGTTAAAAAAATGACATCTTTGGGACAGGGTCCTCATCCAGGAGATGGTGCATCAGTGCGGAATTCCCTTG CTAAAGGAGATGACTATCAGGTCTTCAGACAATCTGCAAAGCAGCACTGGGAGTCGATGAAGTTTTGCTATCAAAAG GCTGCAAGTGCTTTTTCTAATGGAGAACGAGATTATGCAGCTGTTCTGTCTGAGAAG GGGAGGACACACAGTAAGATGGCTCgggaggcagaagaaaaggctAGCCAGGATATCTTCCAAGCAAG AAACAAGGGCATAGAGAATATGATAACGATTGATTTGCATGGGCAACATGTCAAAGAAGCCATGAGGCTTTTAAAACTTCATCTTCTTTTTGGGGCATATGTGCGCT GTCATTAA
- the LOC113764105 gene encoding SMR domain-containing protein At5g58720 isoform X2, producing the protein MRKKKRSRAYKKGGGGVCNAAPPPQSNQAEEEEKHKVVESLVEAFGTISVEEAEAAYNEAKGDVNKAAEILGDLYVKESPTEDQSTSCSSSSGNFASTSSGSGSSGSSSASEVFAEANVVCPNGVRNQKGRQKKVVAAAGIVSTVLGKDYVGSVTKKSSSKSKGSWNKEDVEQFLLSMLGEDCELGMPVVSDVLCGCGYDVEKALNILLELSSSLGEQTHIGNANANIREDACSNLEGNSSVTDRTFDSTSYSSESDFPESAVCTEHIGRSHFQVLAGIDNHSSKSPAHMEPDLSQQVLESLFNMPTPKSAEREPNTMNWRNIVKKMTSLGQGPHPGDGASVRNSLAKGDDYQVFRQSAKQHWESMKFCYQKAASAFSNGERDYAAVLSEKGRTHSKMAREAEEKASQDIFQARNKGIENMITIDLHGQHVKEAMRLLKLHLLFGAYVRSVRSLRVITGCGRHGVGKSQLKQSEG; encoded by the exons atgaggaagaagaagagatcGCGTGCTTACAAGAAAGGTGGCGGTGGGGTTTGCAACGCTGCTCCTCCGCCTCAGAGCAACCAagctgaagaagaagaaaagcacAAGGTTGTAGAAAGTCTGGTGGAGGCTTTTGGTACAATTTCTGTCGAAGAAGCTGAAGCGGCTTATAACGAAGCCAAGGGGGATGTCAACAAGGCGGCGGAGATTTTAGGGGATTTGTATGTGAAGGAGAGTCCGACCGAGGATCAAAGCACTTCTTGCTCTAGCTCCAGTGGAAATTTTGCATCTACCTCGTCGGGCTCGGGTTCATCCGGCTCGTCGTCTGCTTCCGAGGTGTTTGCTGAGGCTAATGTTGTCTGTCCAAACGGGGTTAGGAATCAGAAAGGTAGGCAGAAAAAGGTTGTGGCAGCTGCTGGGATCGTTTCAACGGTGCTGGGAAAGGATTATGTGGGGTCGGTTACAAAGAAAAGTTCCTCAAAATCGAAGGGAAGTTGGAATAAGGAGGACGTGGAGCAGTTTTTGCTCTCGATGCTTGGGGAGGACTGTGAATTGGGCATGCCTGTAGTCAGCGATGTGCTCT GTGGGTGTGGGTATGATGTCGAGAAG GCTCTAAATATTTTGCTTGAATTATCTTCCTCTTTGGGTGAGCAAACCCACATTGGCAACGCTAATGCTAACATCAGAGAAGATGCTTGTTCTAATCTTGAAGGAAACAGCAGT GTTACGGATAGGACGTTTGACTCAACTTCTTATTCATCTGAAAGCGACTTTCCAGAAAGTGCGGTGTGTACAGAACATATTGGCAG GAGTCATTTCCAAGTTCTTGCTGGTATTGACAATCATTCTTCAAAAAGTCCTGCGCATATGGAGCCAGACCTCTCTCAACAGGTTTTGGAATCCCTGTTTAATATGCCGACTCCCAAGAGTGCTGAACGTGAGCCTAACACTATGAACTGGAGGAACATTGTTAAAAAAATGACATCTTTGGGACAGGGTCCTCATCCAGGAGATGGTGCATCAGTGCGGAATTCCCTTG CTAAAGGAGATGACTATCAGGTCTTCAGACAATCTGCAAAGCAGCACTGGGAGTCGATGAAGTTTTGCTATCAAAAG GCTGCAAGTGCTTTTTCTAATGGAGAACGAGATTATGCAGCTGTTCTGTCTGAGAAG GGGAGGACACACAGTAAGATGGCTCgggaggcagaagaaaaggctAGCCAGGATATCTTCCAAGCAAG AAACAAGGGCATAGAGAATATGATAACGATTGATTTGCATGGGCAACATGTCAAAGAAGCCATGAGGCTTTTAAAACTTCATCTTCTTTTTGGGGCATATGTGCGCT CTGTGCGGTCACTCAGGGTTATCACTGGATGTGGGAGGCACGGGGTAGGGAAATCACAGCTGAAACAGTCG GAAGGTTGA
- the LOC113770238 gene encoding inositol 3-kinase, whose protein sequence is MVTQSQDPKCLVVGNYCHDVLIKDDAVLAESLGGAASFISATLDGLSVPSHCVAKVGSDFAYPVDHQPLLIPSSKTTLFRAHFSSKISRQDRVLKRVHACDSISSSDLSFNSKFDFGLAVGVAGEILPETLEKMIDLCGLVLVDIQALIREFDAVDGTVRLVELKQTDFFRLLPKIGVLKASAEEAPYVDVEEARKWCCVLVTNGKDGCTVYWKDGDLQIAPFPAIQVDPTGAGDSFLGGFVAGLVHGLAVPDAALLGNYFGSLTVAQMGLPEFDYRLLERVKDEVERRRLQCLGCHMGQDDGLNFVKPLDHEEFHTVLSKAK, encoded by the exons ATGGTTACACAAAGCCAAGACCCAAAATGCCTGGTCGTTGGCAATTACTGCCACGACGTTCTCATTAAAGACGACGCTGTATTAGCTGAATCTCTCGGCGGCGCCGCCTCCTTCATCTCCGCCACCCTCGATGGCCTCTCCGTCCCCTCCCATTGCGTCGCTAAGGTGGGCTCCGACTTCGCCTACCCGGTCGATCACCAACCCCTTCTAATCCCTTCTTCCAAGACCACTCTTTTCCGTGCCCATTTCTCCTCCAAAATCAGTCGCCAGGATCGGGTCTTGAAACGGGTCCATGCATGCGACTCGATTTCCTCTTCGGATCTCTCGTTCAACTCCAAATTCGATTTCGGGTTGGCTGTCGGAGTTGCGGGAGAGATTTTGCCCGAAACTTTAGAGAAAATGATTGACTTGTGCGGCTTAGTTCTGGTCGATATTCAAGCTTTGATTCGGGAATTTGATGCGGTGGACGGAACAGTAAGGCTCGTTGAATTGAAACAAACTGATTTTTTCCGGTTATTGCCGAAAATCGGGGTCTTAAAGGCATCGGCGGAGGAGGCGCCGTACGTGGATGTGGAGGAGGCGAGGAAATGGTGTTGTGTGTTGGTGACTAATGGGAAAGATGGGTGTACTGTCTACTGGAAGGATGGGGACCTGCAGATTGCGCCTTTTCCGGCAATTCAAGTTGATCCAACAGGTGCTGGTGACAGCTTTTTAGGAGGGTTTGTAGCTGGGCTTGTTCACGGTTTGGCTGTTCCTGATGCTGCATTGTTGGGGAACTATTTTGGGTCACTGACTGTTGCCCAAATGGGGCTTCCAGAATTCGATTATAGATTGTTGGAG CGAGTCAAGGATGAGGTGGAGAGGAGAAGGCTGCAGTGTCTTGGCTGCCACATGGGTCAAGACGATGGGCTGAACTTTGTAAAGCCACTAGATCATGAAGAGTTCCATACCGTACTTAGTAAAGCCAAATAA
- the LOC113775114 gene encoding vacuolar cation/proton exchanger 3-like isoform X2, producing MASMQEQNWDLESGDCIQKETSSSSQTPSSSILSSSFLRRRPNQERPPVGMFKQFLNNLRLVFLGTKLCVLIPAIPLAILGQCYGFMTRQQWIFALSLLGLAPLAERMSFLTEQIAYFTGPTVGGLLNATCGNATELILALFALRERKILVLKYSLLGSVLSNLLLVLGSSLFLGGLANLKMEQTFDRKQADVNSLLLLLGLLCHVLPLIFGNSIEPQLLDDMDQNSVVWLSRTSGILMLVAYGAYLFFQLRTHRQFFEAEGEDEDELSENEAVIGFWSAFIWLVAMTIIVAILSEYVVGTIEAASDSWKISVSFISLILLPIVGNAAEHAGSVIFALKNKLDITLGVALGSATQISMFVVPVSVIVAWTMGIPMDLDFGLLETSCLGFSIILTAFTLQDGNSHYIKGVVLCLSYAVIAACFFFHKMPAGESLYQR from the exons ATGGCTTCAATGCAGGAACAGAACTGGGATTTGGAGAGTGGAGACTGTATACAGAAAGAGACTAGCAGCAGCAGCCAGACGCCATCCAGCAGCATTTTATCATCTTCTTTTCTGCGGAGAAGACCGAATCAAGAAAGGCCTCCCGTAGGGATGTTTAAACAATTCTTGAATAATCTGCGACTGGTTTTTCTTGGAACCAAACTCTGTGTCCTCATTCCAGCCATCCCTTTGGCCATTCTCGGTCAGTGTTATGGTTTCATGACAAGA CAGCAGTGGATATTTGCGTTGAGCCTGCTAGGCCTCGCCCCACTTGCGGAACGTATGAGCTTCCTAACTGA GCAAATAGCATACTTTACCGGTCCAACAG TGGGAGGCCTGCTGAACGCAACATGTGGCAACGCAACAGAGCTTATACTTGCCTTGTTTGCTCTTCGCGAAAGGAAAATACTTGTTTTGAAATACTCTCTTCTGGGTTCCGTCCTTTCAAACCTTCTTCTCGTATTGGGGTCCTCTCTTTTCCTCGGAGGCTTGGCCAATCTTAAGATGGAACAAACATTTGACAGG AAGCAGGCTGATGTAAACTCACTTCTTTTGTTGCTGGGACTGCTTTGCCATGTGCTTCCGCTGATCTTTGGAAACTCTATAGAACCACAACTACTTGATGATATGGACCAAAACTCGGTCGTTTGGCTGTCGAGAACCAGCGGCATTTTAATGCTTGTGGCCTATGGGGCTTACCTCTTCTTCCAATTGAGAACCCACCGGCAGTTTTTTGAAGCAGAAGGG GAAGATGAAGATGAATTGTCCGAAAATGAAGCAGTGATAGGCTTTTGGAGCGCCTTTATTTGGTTAGTCGCGATGACAATAATTGTTGCTATTCTGTCCGAGTACGTTGTGGGTACAATCGAg GCTGCATCAGATTCTTGGAAAATCTCCGTGAGCTTCATAAGCTTAATTTTGCTTCCAATCGTTGGGAATGCAGCAGAACATGCAGGATCAGTCATATTTGCTTTGAAAAATAAGCTG GATATAACTTTGGGAGTCGCCTTGGGATCTGCAACTCAAATTTCGATGTTCGTG GTTCCAGTCAGCGTTATAGTGGCATGGACAATGGGAATCCCAATGGATCTGGATTTCGGCCTTCTTGAGACTTCTTGTCTCGGTTTTTCAATCATACTCACAGCTTTCACCTTGCAG GATGGAAATTCACATTATATAAAAGGAGTGGTTCTTTGTCTGTCCTACGCTGTAATTGCTGCGTGCTTCTTCTTTCACAAAATGCCAGCCGGTGAGTCCCTCTACCAAAGATGA
- the LOC113775114 gene encoding vacuolar cation/proton exchanger 3-like isoform X3, which translates to MASMQEQNWDLESGDCIQKETSSSSQTPSSSILSSSFLRRRPNQERPPVGMFKQFLNNLRLVFLGTKLCVLIPAIPLAILGQCYGFMTRQWIFALSLLGLAPLAERMSFLTEQIAYFTGPTVGGLLNATCGNATELILALFALRERKILVLKYSLLGSVLSNLLLVLGSSLFLGGLANLKMEQTFDRKQADVNSLLLLLGLLCHVLPLIFGNSIEPQLLDDMDQNSVVWLSRTSGILMLVAYGAYLFFQLRTHRQFFEAEGEDEDELSENEAVIGFWSAFIWLVAMTIIVAILSEYVVGTIEAASDSWKISVSFISLILLPIVGNAAEHAGSVIFALKNKLDITLGVALGSATQISMFVVPVSVIVAWTMGIPMDLDFGLLETSCLGFSIILTAFTLQDGNSHYIKGVVLCLSYAVIAACFFFHKMPADPTKAGM; encoded by the exons ATGGCTTCAATGCAGGAACAGAACTGGGATTTGGAGAGTGGAGACTGTATACAGAAAGAGACTAGCAGCAGCAGCCAGACGCCATCCAGCAGCATTTTATCATCTTCTTTTCTGCGGAGAAGACCGAATCAAGAAAGGCCTCCCGTAGGGATGTTTAAACAATTCTTGAATAATCTGCGACTGGTTTTTCTTGGAACCAAACTCTGTGTCCTCATTCCAGCCATCCCTTTGGCCATTCTCGGTCAGTGTTATGGTTTCATGACAAGA CAGTGGATATTTGCGTTGAGCCTGCTAGGCCTCGCCCCACTTGCGGAACGTATGAGCTTCCTAACTGA GCAAATAGCATACTTTACCGGTCCAACAG TGGGAGGCCTGCTGAACGCAACATGTGGCAACGCAACAGAGCTTATACTTGCCTTGTTTGCTCTTCGCGAAAGGAAAATACTTGTTTTGAAATACTCTCTTCTGGGTTCCGTCCTTTCAAACCTTCTTCTCGTATTGGGGTCCTCTCTTTTCCTCGGAGGCTTGGCCAATCTTAAGATGGAACAAACATTTGACAGG AAGCAGGCTGATGTAAACTCACTTCTTTTGTTGCTGGGACTGCTTTGCCATGTGCTTCCGCTGATCTTTGGAAACTCTATAGAACCACAACTACTTGATGATATGGACCAAAACTCGGTCGTTTGGCTGTCGAGAACCAGCGGCATTTTAATGCTTGTGGCCTATGGGGCTTACCTCTTCTTCCAATTGAGAACCCACCGGCAGTTTTTTGAAGCAGAAGGG GAAGATGAAGATGAATTGTCCGAAAATGAAGCAGTGATAGGCTTTTGGAGCGCCTTTATTTGGTTAGTCGCGATGACAATAATTGTTGCTATTCTGTCCGAGTACGTTGTGGGTACAATCGAg GCTGCATCAGATTCTTGGAAAATCTCCGTGAGCTTCATAAGCTTAATTTTGCTTCCAATCGTTGGGAATGCAGCAGAACATGCAGGATCAGTCATATTTGCTTTGAAAAATAAGCTG GATATAACTTTGGGAGTCGCCTTGGGATCTGCAACTCAAATTTCGATGTTCGTG GTTCCAGTCAGCGTTATAGTGGCATGGACAATGGGAATCCCAATGGATCTGGATTTCGGCCTTCTTGAGACTTCTTGTCTCGGTTTTTCAATCATACTCACAGCTTTCACCTTGCAG GATGGAAATTCACATTATATAAAAGGAGTGGTTCTTTGTCTGTCCTACGCTGTAATTGCTGCGTGCTTCTTCTTTCACAAAATGCCAGCCG ATCCAACCAAAGCCGGTATGTGA
- the LOC113775114 gene encoding vacuolar cation/proton exchanger 3-like isoform X1, whose product MASMQEQNWDLESGDCIQKETSSSSQTPSSSILSSSFLRRRPNQERPPVGMFKQFLNNLRLVFLGTKLCVLIPAIPLAILGQCYGFMTRQQWIFALSLLGLAPLAERMSFLTEQIAYFTGPTVGGLLNATCGNATELILALFALRERKILVLKYSLLGSVLSNLLLVLGSSLFLGGLANLKMEQTFDRKQADVNSLLLLLGLLCHVLPLIFGNSIEPQLLDDMDQNSVVWLSRTSGILMLVAYGAYLFFQLRTHRQFFEAEGEDEDELSENEAVIGFWSAFIWLVAMTIIVAILSEYVVGTIEAASDSWKISVSFISLILLPIVGNAAEHAGSVIFALKNKLDITLGVALGSATQISMFVVPVSVIVAWTMGIPMDLDFGLLETSCLGFSIILTAFTLQDGNSHYIKGVVLCLSYAVIAACFFFHKMPADPTKAGM is encoded by the exons ATGGCTTCAATGCAGGAACAGAACTGGGATTTGGAGAGTGGAGACTGTATACAGAAAGAGACTAGCAGCAGCAGCCAGACGCCATCCAGCAGCATTTTATCATCTTCTTTTCTGCGGAGAAGACCGAATCAAGAAAGGCCTCCCGTAGGGATGTTTAAACAATTCTTGAATAATCTGCGACTGGTTTTTCTTGGAACCAAACTCTGTGTCCTCATTCCAGCCATCCCTTTGGCCATTCTCGGTCAGTGTTATGGTTTCATGACAAGA CAGCAGTGGATATTTGCGTTGAGCCTGCTAGGCCTCGCCCCACTTGCGGAACGTATGAGCTTCCTAACTGA GCAAATAGCATACTTTACCGGTCCAACAG TGGGAGGCCTGCTGAACGCAACATGTGGCAACGCAACAGAGCTTATACTTGCCTTGTTTGCTCTTCGCGAAAGGAAAATACTTGTTTTGAAATACTCTCTTCTGGGTTCCGTCCTTTCAAACCTTCTTCTCGTATTGGGGTCCTCTCTTTTCCTCGGAGGCTTGGCCAATCTTAAGATGGAACAAACATTTGACAGG AAGCAGGCTGATGTAAACTCACTTCTTTTGTTGCTGGGACTGCTTTGCCATGTGCTTCCGCTGATCTTTGGAAACTCTATAGAACCACAACTACTTGATGATATGGACCAAAACTCGGTCGTTTGGCTGTCGAGAACCAGCGGCATTTTAATGCTTGTGGCCTATGGGGCTTACCTCTTCTTCCAATTGAGAACCCACCGGCAGTTTTTTGAAGCAGAAGGG GAAGATGAAGATGAATTGTCCGAAAATGAAGCAGTGATAGGCTTTTGGAGCGCCTTTATTTGGTTAGTCGCGATGACAATAATTGTTGCTATTCTGTCCGAGTACGTTGTGGGTACAATCGAg GCTGCATCAGATTCTTGGAAAATCTCCGTGAGCTTCATAAGCTTAATTTTGCTTCCAATCGTTGGGAATGCAGCAGAACATGCAGGATCAGTCATATTTGCTTTGAAAAATAAGCTG GATATAACTTTGGGAGTCGCCTTGGGATCTGCAACTCAAATTTCGATGTTCGTG GTTCCAGTCAGCGTTATAGTGGCATGGACAATGGGAATCCCAATGGATCTGGATTTCGGCCTTCTTGAGACTTCTTGTCTCGGTTTTTCAATCATACTCACAGCTTTCACCTTGCAG GATGGAAATTCACATTATATAAAAGGAGTGGTTCTTTGTCTGTCCTACGCTGTAATTGCTGCGTGCTTCTTCTTTCACAAAATGCCAGCCG ATCCAACCAAAGCCGGTATGTGA
- the LOC113775114 gene encoding vacuolar cation/proton exchanger 3-like isoform X4 has translation MASMQEQNWDLESGDCIQKETSSSSQTPSSSILSSSFLRRRPNQERPPVGMFKQFLNNLRLVFLGTKLCVLIPAIPLAILGQCYGFMTRWIFALSLLGLAPLAERMSFLTEQIAYFTGPTVGGLLNATCGNATELILALFALRERKILVLKYSLLGSVLSNLLLVLGSSLFLGGLANLKMEQTFDRKQADVNSLLLLLGLLCHVLPLIFGNSIEPQLLDDMDQNSVVWLSRTSGILMLVAYGAYLFFQLRTHRQFFEAEGEDEDELSENEAVIGFWSAFIWLVAMTIIVAILSEYVVGTIEAASDSWKISVSFISLILLPIVGNAAEHAGSVIFALKNKLDITLGVALGSATQISMFVVPVSVIVAWTMGIPMDLDFGLLETSCLGFSIILTAFTLQDGNSHYIKGVVLCLSYAVIAACFFFHKMPADPTKAGM, from the exons ATGGCTTCAATGCAGGAACAGAACTGGGATTTGGAGAGTGGAGACTGTATACAGAAAGAGACTAGCAGCAGCAGCCAGACGCCATCCAGCAGCATTTTATCATCTTCTTTTCTGCGGAGAAGACCGAATCAAGAAAGGCCTCCCGTAGGGATGTTTAAACAATTCTTGAATAATCTGCGACTGGTTTTTCTTGGAACCAAACTCTGTGTCCTCATTCCAGCCATCCCTTTGGCCATTCTCGGTCAGTGTTATGGTTTCATGACAAGA TGGATATTTGCGTTGAGCCTGCTAGGCCTCGCCCCACTTGCGGAACGTATGAGCTTCCTAACTGA GCAAATAGCATACTTTACCGGTCCAACAG TGGGAGGCCTGCTGAACGCAACATGTGGCAACGCAACAGAGCTTATACTTGCCTTGTTTGCTCTTCGCGAAAGGAAAATACTTGTTTTGAAATACTCTCTTCTGGGTTCCGTCCTTTCAAACCTTCTTCTCGTATTGGGGTCCTCTCTTTTCCTCGGAGGCTTGGCCAATCTTAAGATGGAACAAACATTTGACAGG AAGCAGGCTGATGTAAACTCACTTCTTTTGTTGCTGGGACTGCTTTGCCATGTGCTTCCGCTGATCTTTGGAAACTCTATAGAACCACAACTACTTGATGATATGGACCAAAACTCGGTCGTTTGGCTGTCGAGAACCAGCGGCATTTTAATGCTTGTGGCCTATGGGGCTTACCTCTTCTTCCAATTGAGAACCCACCGGCAGTTTTTTGAAGCAGAAGGG GAAGATGAAGATGAATTGTCCGAAAATGAAGCAGTGATAGGCTTTTGGAGCGCCTTTATTTGGTTAGTCGCGATGACAATAATTGTTGCTATTCTGTCCGAGTACGTTGTGGGTACAATCGAg GCTGCATCAGATTCTTGGAAAATCTCCGTGAGCTTCATAAGCTTAATTTTGCTTCCAATCGTTGGGAATGCAGCAGAACATGCAGGATCAGTCATATTTGCTTTGAAAAATAAGCTG GATATAACTTTGGGAGTCGCCTTGGGATCTGCAACTCAAATTTCGATGTTCGTG GTTCCAGTCAGCGTTATAGTGGCATGGACAATGGGAATCCCAATGGATCTGGATTTCGGCCTTCTTGAGACTTCTTGTCTCGGTTTTTCAATCATACTCACAGCTTTCACCTTGCAG GATGGAAATTCACATTATATAAAAGGAGTGGTTCTTTGTCTGTCCTACGCTGTAATTGCTGCGTGCTTCTTCTTTCACAAAATGCCAGCCG ATCCAACCAAAGCCGGTATGTGA